A stretch of the Nicotiana tabacum cultivar K326 chromosome 6, ASM71507v2, whole genome shotgun sequence genome encodes the following:
- the LOC107779853 gene encoding pentatricopeptide repeat-containing protein At1g52640, mitochondrial-like: protein MAIRTFLRSRSIHYFSRTLFHCYLPPPKSVQYYPSSSLLAYLPTYNCVHCSLFISSFTVAETKREPENSDQHSPHLVNELSRVLSDYRNPHHDIESALNPFSSKISTDVVEQVLKRCKNLGFSAHRFFIWAQKFSGFCHTQKSYHILVDILGSSKQFPLLWDFLVEMRVNKSCEITPEIFWLVFRAYSRACLPADAIRAFNKMVDFGIKPCVTDLDKLLLALCKRKHTKQAQELFYKVKNDFVPTVKTYSILIRGWGELGEVAEAQKLFDEMLERGYAVDLPAYNSILDSLCKAGKMDEAFNFFMKMRSIGLVPDAFTYSIFIHGYCAVNDIHSTFRVLEQMKRYKLVPNVFTYNCIIKKLCKTEKVDEAYRLIDEMIKGGVTPDCWSYNTILAFHCDHNEINLALRLISAMERNNCTPDRHTYNMLLKMLIRVGRFDRFEKVWESMEDRKFYPSVSTYAVVVHGLCQKKGKLEEACKYFEMMIDEGIPPYTTTCEILRKRLVGHGFTEQTEILADKMERSTSSLIQELANLMRGNKASTELKHDEEYSDESYE, encoded by the coding sequence ATGGCGATTAGGACATTTCTTCGTTCCAGAAGTATACATTATTTCTCCCGAACACTCTTCCATTGCTATCTTCCTCCACCCAAAAGCGTCCAATATTACCCTTCTTCTTCCTTGTTGGCTTATTTACCCACTTATAACTGTGTTCACTGTTCTCTGTTCATATCCTCATTTACTGTTGCAGAAACCAAACGGGAACCTGAAAACTCTGACCAACATTCTCCACACCTGGTGAATGAACTTTCTCGTGTTCTTAGCGACTACAGAAACCCCCACCACGACATAGAGTCAGCCCTCAATCCATTTTCCAGCAAAATTTCAACCGACGTAGTTGAACAAGTCCTCAAACGTTGCAAAAATCTCGGATTCTCCGCTCACAGGTTCTTCATATGGGCGCAAAAGTTTTCAGGTTTTTGCCATACTCAAAAAAGCTATCACATTCTTGTTGATATATTAGGTAGTAGTAAACAGTTCCCCTTGTTATGGGACTTCCTTGTAGAAATGAGAGTGAATAAATCATGCGAAATTACTCCCGAAATATTCTGGCTTGTTTTTAGGGCTTATAGTAGAGCTTGTTTGCCAGCTGATGCAATTAGGGCTTTTAATAAAATGGTCGATTTTGGGATTAAACCATGTGTAACGGATCTCGATAAGCTTTTGCTTGCACTATGTAAAAGAAAGCATACGAAGCAAGCGCAAGAGTTATTTTACAAAGTGAAGAATGATTTCGTGCCGACTGTGAAAACTTACAGCATTCTGATTAGGGGATGGGGAGAATTGGGCGAAGTTGCCGAAGCACAAAAGCTTTTCGATGAAATGCTTGAAAGAGGCTATGCAGTTGACTTGCCAGCTTATAATAGTATTCTGGATTCACTGTGCAAGGCTGGTAAGATGGATGAGGCCTTCAATTTTTTCATGAAGATGAGGTCCATTGGACTGGTACCTGATGCTTTTACTTATTCAATTTTCATTCATGGTTATTGCGCGGTAAATGATATTCATTCAACTTTCAGGGTTCTCGAACAGATGAAAAGGTACAAACTTGTGCCTAATGTATTCACGTATAACTGTATCATCAAAAAGCTTTGTAAGACCGAGAAGGTTGATGAGGCTTACCGACTGATAGATGAGATGATTAAGGGAGGGGTAACACCTGATTGTTGGAGTTACAATACAATCTTAGCTTTTCATTGTGATCATAATGAAATTAACTTGGCACTTAGGCTGATCTCGGCAATGGAACGAAACAACTGCACACCAGATAGGCATACGTATAATATGTTGCTTAAGATGCTTATTAGGGTGGGTAGGTTTGATAGATTTGAGAAAGTTTGGGAGAGCATGGAAGACAGGAAATTTTATCCTTCAGTCTCGACGTATGCTGTCGTGGTTCATGGTCTCTGTCAGAAGAAAGGCAAACTTGAGGAAGCATGTAAATATTTCGAAATGATGATAGATGAAGGCATTCCACCATATACAACAACCTGTGAAATATTGAGAAAAAGGCTAGTAGGTCATGGATTTACAGAGCAAACAGAGATACTTGCAGATAAGATGGAAAGAAGTACATCTAGTTTAATTCAAGAACTAGCAAACTTAATGAGAGGTAATAAGGCCTCCACAGAACTGAAGCATGATGAAGAATACTCAGATGAAAGTTACGAGTGA
- the LOC107779854 gene encoding glyoxylase I 4-like, producing the protein MKGNTGNPLALTSLNHISLVCRSVEQSIEFYKNILGFVPVRRPGSFNFNGAWLFSYGIGIHLLQSEDPEKMPKKTEINPKDNHISFQCESIDAVEKKLTEMGIKYARQLVEEGGIYVDQLFFHDPDGFMVEICNCDNLPVIPLAGEMARSCSRANLQLLQPQQSQQQSVAQVPVIKP; encoded by the exons ATGAAGGGGAATACTGGAAACCCATTAGCCTTGACATCCCTGAATCACATCTCCCTTGTTTGTAGATCGGTTGAGCAATCCATTGAATTCTACAAGAATATTCTTGGTTTTGTGCCTGTTAGGAGGCCTGGATCATTCAATTTTAATGGCGCTTG GCTGTTTAGTTACGGAATAGGGATTCATCTACTTCAATCGGAAGATCCTGAGAAAATGCCAAAGAAAACTGAAATCAATCCCAAAGATAACCATATCTCGTTCCAG TGTGAGAGCATAGATGCAGTGGAGAAGAAGCTGACAGAAATGGGAATAAAATACGCGAGGCAGCTGGTGGAAGAAGGAGGCATATACGTGGATCAATTATTTTTCCATGACCCAGATGGATTCATGGTTGAAATTTGCAACTGCGACAACTTGCCAGTGATACCCCTGGCTGGTGAAATGGCTCGTTCTTGCTCAAGGGCTAATCTTCAGTTGCTTCAACCTCAGCAATCGCAGCAACAGTCCGTAGCACAAGTCCCAGTAATCAAGCCTTAA
- the LOC107779855 gene encoding probable polygalacturonase At1g80170 (The RefSeq protein has 7 substitutions compared to this genomic sequence), whose amino-acid sequence MGKMRSSSISCFNFSYYYSTSVAFFASLYGIYFVLISANVNGFDSVIQLPTSASLRNTTRKSETLFDVSDFGAVGDGITDDTNSFKDAWDKACSSASRLKIVIPGGYSFLVQPLNFAGPCRSKVSLGIAGTILAPKDPKVWDGLNPRKWLYFRSVKYLTIEGGGAINGMGQEWWSRSCKVNLTNPCQHAPTALTFHKCNNLKVRNIKILNSQQMHLAFTDCKHVAASRLSVLAPADSPNTDGTHIGSSKQVNIKDCTIGTGDDCISIVGNSSRIKVRNIVCGPGHGISIGSLGKSNSMSQVYNVHVNGASISNTENGVRIKTWQGGTGFVRKITFESVWMENVSNPIIIDQYYCDSLLPCSNKTSNIRIDSISFVGIKGTSATEKAITVACSDSCPCRKLYLEDVQLTSFSGDPITSFCWEAYGSSSGLNYPPPCFSCNDSILQPTVLSNWSQSI is encoded by the exons ATGGGGAAGATGAGATCTTCCTCCATCTCTTGCTTTAATTTCTCTTATTATTATTCCACCTCTGTTGCATTCTTCGCATCACTATACGGTATCTATTTCGTCTTGATTTCAGCAAATGTGAATGGGTTTGATTCTGTGATACAGCTCCCTACATCTGCGTCTTTGAGGAACACGACCCGCAAATCAGAAACCCTTTTTGATGTCAGCGATTTTGGAGCAGTTGGAGATGGCATCACCGACGACACTAAT TCTTTTAAAGATGCTTGGGACAAGGCCTGCTCTTCAGCATCACGATTGAAAATTGTCATACCTGGTGGATATTCTTTCTTAGTTCAGCCACTTAATTTTGCTGGTCCTTGCCGGTCAAAGGTGTCGTTAGGG ATTGCAGGTACTATTTTAGCGCCAAAGGATCCTAAAGTCTGGGATGGCTTGAATCCACGAAAATGGCTCTATTTCCGTAGTGTGAAATACCTGACAATAGAAGGAGGAGGAGCTATAAATGGTATGGGCCAGGAGTGGTGGTCTCGATCATGCAAGGTCAACTTAACAAAT CCGTGTCAACATGCTCCAACG GCTTTAACTTTTCACAAATGCAACAACCTCAAAGTCAGGAACATTAAGATCCTTAATAGTCAACAAATGCATTTAGCATTTACTGATTGCAAACATGTTGCAGCATCACGTCTCTCAGTCTTAGCCCCAGCTGATAGCCCTAACACCGATGGAATCCACATAAGTTCATCTAAACAGGTCAATATCAAGGATTGCACTATTGGCACAG GAGATGACTGCATATCTATTGTCGGCAATTCATCACGGATAAAAGTTAGAAACATTGTGTGTGGGCCAGGCCATGGTATAAG CATTGGAAGCTTGGGAAAGTTCAATTCAATGTCTCAAGTTTACAATGTTCATGTTAATGGAGCATCTATTTCCAACACGGAGAACGGGGTTAGAATAAAGACTTGGCAG GGAGGTACCGGATTTGTCAGAAAGATTACTTTCGAGAATGTTTGGATGGAAAATGTCTCAAATCCTATCATAATAGACCAATATTACTGTGATTCTCTGCTGCCCTGTTCAAACAAG ACTTCAAACATTCGCATTGATAACATATCCTTTGTGGGTATTAAAGGAACTTCAGCTACAGAAAAGGCAATAACAGTTGCCTGCAGCGATAGCTTCCCCTGTAGAAAGTTGTACTTGGAAGATGTTCAACTAACTTCATTTTCTGGGGAGCCGATAACATCTTTTTGCTGGGAGGCATATGGCTCATCCTCAGGTTTAAATTATCCGCCTCCTTGCTTTTCCTGTAATGACAGCATTCTTCAGCCAACAGTTTTATCCAACTGGAGTCAATCGATATGA